The genomic stretch TAGGCTAACATTTCTTTTGTCCGCTCAAGATTTTAATTTTCTAAACCACGTTGGTTCAACATTTTGCAAACCTGCTCATCACCATTTATCTTTGAGTAAAGTGTATGGTCGGTCCTTAAATTTGTCGAACTGTGTATCACTTAGGTTCCCATTCTCTTAAAATGCATATCTGACTCTCTAAATTTGGGCTTGGGTGTTATTTAGGTCCATATACTCTCAGATTGCAGATCTAGCTCCCAAAACTGGCTTCGGATGTCATCTAGGTCCATATACTTTCTGAAAGCATTATCGTCTCaattaaattgataaaaacttatttttacaTAGATGTAATTTAATTGTACTAAAATAAAGTATTGATGACCTTTTGCCTTGGAGTCAATATGTTAACTTGCTAGGTGCTCATGACAGGCGTGCTAAATTATTTCCGGAAgattgttcaaatttgaataactcGTGCTTACACTTACTAAATTAAAATAGGGATTTATAAGATAAATTACTGGACGAATATTGAGAATATTGAGAGAACCTGAAGGGTCAATAAAACAAGGCAGGAAATGTGCCAATGAAAGTAACGGCTTGCTTTAAAGTATAAAATTTGATCTTTCATATTTTATTAGTAGGATGGCACTGCATTTCAAGAGTTTAGGGACCCATATGATACCCAAAGCGAAGTTTAGGAAGTgatatatgcattttgagagtatagGGACCTAAATGATACCCGAGCTCAAGTTGATGGAgctagatatgcattttgagaataAGGGGAACTCAATGACACAACCAAACAAGTTTAAGGACCAACCACActctactctttttttttttgcgaaagagtctctagcctagtggttagagcatctGAGTAGCACCTAGTAAAGTCGGgttcgactccccgtgggagcaaATTATACGGATCCGGAATAAAGAAATTATAAAAACACAGGTAGGGACTTCCTCTGCTGACTTtggtcaaaaaaatattttttttaagcaTTGagtcaatattttttatttagaGGTACGCTCAATCAACATTTATTTGGTGATTCAACATTTTCCTAAGAAATACGAATTCCACATTTTTCAAACCACTAATTTTGCTTTTTTTCCTTCAACATTTatgcaagacatgctaagaCAAAATTTATCGTGCATTCTATATTTATATTTTGCATTTCATTATTTAAGGTTTTTTCTTAATACTTAGAAATACTCTAGTACAGAAATGATTTAAGAAACTGTCACCCATTGGTGCATTAATAATTTATTAGGCCACTTGAAATCCTACTTGGCATTGCTATATGCAAAATTAATCGGTTATAGATGAAGCAGTATCGTTGCAATTGTAAGATTTGAGAGGGGAAAAATGtttggtactccctccgttcttaaatagaTGATGCCGTTGACTTTTTTTCCAACTTTGATCATcaatatctattgaacgagttagttaactaaagtaaaatgtgtatcattatatCTATTGTCAAATATACTTTATATTTAACTTTAagatttatctatttgcaaaaatatttgtagaaaagatgaatagtcaaacaaatgaaaaaagttaaTGATGTAAtttatttaagaacggaggtagtattCGAATCAGCTgcccattttaaaaaaataaaaataataaaacactGGAGGCTGGCACGTCTCCAGCGTTGCGTTGCGTCCATACTTCGATTCTGTACCAAGTTCAAAACCTCCAGTAatgtccgccgccgcggcgctctcacggccgccgccgccgccaaatcCTAGCGCCGCCGATCGCGACGACTCTGTCAATtccctcctcgcctccctctcCAACCCGtccgccctccgcctcctccccactCCGCTCCTCGCCTtctcccgcctccgcctccgcctgccgcccgccgccgccgccacccacctcctcctccgccccatcgcctccctcctccacctccaccgctccgacctccgcctcggcctccaGCTCCAcgcgctctccctctccctcggccTCTCCCGCCACCCGCTCCTCCTGCCCCGCCTCGTCTCCTTATACTCCCaccacccctccctcctccccgccgcctcctccctcgcctCCGGCTCCACGTGCCCCCAGCCACACAATGTCGTCATCTCCGCCTGCCTCAGTCATGGTCTCCCGCGCCACGCGCTTGCAGCGTACCAGGAGATGGTGGGCAAGGACGCCGTGCCCCCGGACTCCTTCACGTACCCCTCCGTGCTCCGCGCCTGCGCCGAGACCGGTGACCTCGCGCTCGGGCGGGCGGTGCACGTGCGTGCCGCGGACGCCGGCATGGACGGGCACTTGATTTGCCAGAACGCGCTGGTGTCCATGTACGCGAAGTGCAGGGACCTCGTCGCCGCGCGCAGGGTGTTCGACGGAATGGGCCACAGGGATGTGGTGTCGTGGAACTCGATGATCTCCGGCTATGCTGCATCTGGGCTGTGGAGAGAGGCGGTGGAGCTATTTCATCGGATGCGGGCTGAGGGTGCAGAAGTGAACTCGGTGACATGGAACACAATTGCCGGCGGTTACATTCAGATGCGTGATTATAAGGCAGCAGTTCGGTTGATTTGTGATATGGTAAGAGGTGGTGCAGGGGTTGACTTTGTGACTTTGGTGATTGGATTGAATGCTTGCTCACGGGCAGGATGGTTGAGGCTTGGGAAGGAGATACATGGATTGGCAGTCCGCATGCACTGCGACGGAATCGAGAGCGTGAGCAATGCGGTGATCACGATGTATGCCAGGTGCAAGGATATGGAGCGTGCTCTCATGCTGTTCAAAATGCTGAGGTGCCCAGGCCTGGTGACATGGAATACGATGATAGCTGGTTTTGCATTGTCGGATGATGCAGAAGAGGCTTCTAGGCTTTTCCGTGAAATGGTATGCAGTGATGTGGAGCCTAATTATGTTACTGTTGTCACCTACCTTGCACTCTGCGCTCGTGTTGCTAATCTGCAACATGGGCGGGAGCTTCACACCCACATTGTTAAGCATGGTTTCAAAGGGTATTGTTTGTTGTGGAACTCTCTTATAGATATGTACTCCAAGTCAGGGAGGCTCTCGGTGGCACAAAATGTCTTTGATACCATGGATGACCGTGATATGATATCCTACACTTCAATGATCGCAGGATACGGAATGCAAGGAAAAGGGGCAGTTGCCCTGCGCCTTTTCAACCAGATGGTTGACAGTGGGATCATGCCAGATGCCATCATCATGGTTACTGTGCTCTCTGCTTGTAGCCATTCTGGGCTTGTGGATGAAGGAGAAGAACTTTTTGACAAGATGGTTCATTCATTTGGTATAAAGCCCCAGATGGAACATTATTCTTGCATGGTTGATCTATATGCACGTGCCGGATTACTGGAAAAGGCAGAGGATTTGCTTAATCGGACTCCCTTCCCTCCAACATCCACAATGTGGGCAGCATTAGTGGGAGCTTGCCATGATCAGGGTAACATAATAATAGGTGAAAGATCAGCAAGGAGGCTCTTGGAGATGAAGACAGAGAATGCTGGGCACTATGTTCTGGTTGCTAACATGTATGCAGCTGCAGGTTGCTGGAATGAGCTAGCGACGGTCAGAAAGCTGATGAGGGACCTGGGTGTCACAAAAGCACCTGGGTTAGCATGGGCTGATCTTGGTAATGGGTTTACCCCCTTTCTTGTTGGGGATAGGTCCAACCCACTAGCTCCAGAAATCTATGAGGTTTTGGATGAACTGACTGAACAAATGAGGAATATGGATGCTTGCAGTGATCTGGACATATTATCCACAGAGGAACTCATGGAGTAAACTGGTAATTGTAGGACAGGAAAGAAAGGTTCCTGCTTTGGTGTAAAATGGAGTTCATTAGTAAACTCTAGAATGAAATTTCACTATGAAGCATGGggattaaggaaaaaaaaaaggatgtcCTTAAAGAAGCAGTTTGCGCAAGTGCTACTGTGCTAGAAGATGAACCACTCAACATACAAGGATACACGAAGCGACACAGATTTTTAACCATCACATATATTGCCATGATTGGCCTTCAGTTCCAAATCATCATCACATATATTCCCTAGATTGGCAAATACAAAGCAGTGTCTTGAGTTCCTTTGTGAGAGTATTACTTTCGGTGGCAAGTGATGGTTGTACATATCACTCATACAGTCATACCGCACAACCAATGCAGCTACTGCCTAATTGTATCCCTTTGATCACCTGGAAACCATGGTTACCTTTTCCTGCCAACCATCATGAATGCCAAGCTCCCTTGATCAAAATGTTTCTTCCGTGTGGTAAATTCCCTGTCTTGTGCGTTACTATGTTTCCGTTTACTCACTGGATTTAAAATATGTCATAAAAAACAAAATCTGAAGTTGTTTAATATGAGCTTTAAAATAGAAGGATTGCTACCCTGAGTTACAAAACTGCACATTGTTTTCCATTTTTCATACATTACATGTTTCTTGCCTGAAAGTTTGTACTGTGCTTTGCTAgatccaaacaagaaaattcgTTATTCGCCACAGATTAACTCCAGGTTGACTTGCCATCTAATAGCTCAATCTTCCTCACATGACTCTGAATACCTGGAGTCGCATAGAGTTCCAGGTTTTCTTATTCATCTCATGTGAGGAAGACTGGTTTTCAATTCAAATCCTACAAATAGGAGTTATCCAGCAGTAAATAATCTCATACCAATTTTCTGCTAAATTATGTAATGTTGAAACCAATAGCCTGTTGTTGATGATTTGTTTGCTAGTAAACCAAGATAAAAGGACTTACTACATTTTTACAGAATGTGAATTGCTTTCAGGGTATAAACAGGCCTTAGGACAGAATTTAGAATTAGGCTTCCTAATTTACTCCAATTAATTAAACTTGTTCACATTGCAACTTCTAATCTTCAGAGTCAGTGTACTAATTTGCAGTTGATAAGACAAACCAATTTCTTATGCTGTAATGTTACCCTTACCCATTTTTGGTAGTGATAGCCAATCATTTTCTCCCATTTTTGGTAGTGATAGCCCACCGTTGTCTGTCTTCCAAAGTGCCAcaccttttttttctcaaatacgCAGGGGAGctgtgtatctttgtattaataGAGAGAGAAATACAAAAACTCACTCTGTCTCACTTAGGAGAACAGAGGGGTTGTGGCTTGGTTTCTGAAAATTACACGATCGCCAGTAAAGAATAGGACATGAGCCCAACAAGGCTACTTAAACTAGCCCCTCAACAAAGTGCCATATCCGATCAACTTCCAAAACAAAACTCTCATTGTTGGTGTTAACACCGTTATATTCACTCCCACTTCTCAAAATTTCAGTTTGATGGTATGTTGTGGATATGAATTTCTAGTAGACACATTTTCCTAGGTGAGCCA from Setaria italica strain Yugu1 chromosome II, Setaria_italica_v2.0, whole genome shotgun sequence encodes the following:
- the LOC101779154 gene encoding pentatricopeptide repeat-containing protein At1g71490 — its product is MSAAAALSRPPPPPNPSAADRDDSVNSLLASLSNPSALRLLPTPLLLHALSLSLGLSRHPLLLPRLVSLYSHHPSLLPAASSLASGSTCPQPHNVVISACLSHGLPRHALAAYQEMVGKDAVPPDSFTYPSVLRACAETGDLALGRAVHVRAADAGMDGHLICQNALVSMYAKCRDLVAARRVFDGMGHRDVVSWNSMISGYAASGLWREAVELFHRMRAEGAEVNSVTWNTIAGGYIQMRDYKAAVRLICDMVRGGAGVDFVTLVIGLNACSRAGWLRLGKEIHGLAVRMHCDGIESVSNAVITMYARCKDMERALMLFKMLRCPGLVTWNTMIAGFALSDDAEEASRLFREMVCSDVEPNYVTVVTYLALCARVANLQHGRELHTHIVKHGFKGYCLLWNSLIDMYSKSGRLSVAQNVFDTMDDRDMISYTSMIAGYGMQGKGAVALRLFNQMVDSGIMPDAIIMVTVLSACSHSGLVDEGEELFDKMVHSFGIKPQMEHYSCMVDLYARAGLLEKAEDLLNRTPFPPTSTMWAALVGACHDQGNIIIGERSARRLLEMKTENAGHYVLVANMYAAAGCWNELATVRKLMRDLGVTKAPGLAWADLGNGFTPFLVGDRSNPLAPEIYEVLDELTEQMRNMDACSDLDILSTEELME